The following is a genomic window from Anopheles aquasalis chromosome 3, idAnoAquaMG_Q_19, whole genome shotgun sequence.
GTAAGGTATGTTGTACAGTGCCCATGCTAGCTAGCATGGTGACAATAAATTCATTCCACTGTCTTTGTCATTGCAGGAAAAAGAAatcgcaaccagcaaccaatTCGAGGCGTTGGCTCTgatcgatgaagatgaagaaccGGAAGTAAAGGATCGTAACTGTTCGAATGCACAGTCTTCCTCGTCGTTGCTGTCATCGAACAATGATAATCGCTCAGTAGAGAACGTACACAACGGCAGCACACTGGCCATCggggagcagcaccaggcacaacagaatcaacagcagcaacagcagcagcagcagaagcatagTCGACAGCGGCGCCGTAGTACTGCTTCGAAAAAGAACAGCGCAGATGAGGACATTGATTCGATTGATCGGGCGGATAGTGCGGTCGATATGGTTCGGGCCTTTGCGGAACGCGAGCCGCATCTTTTCGAGTATCTGGACAATGGTGTGCCCTATCTGAAGCGCAAACCGAGAACGCCgtgcgtggtgatgatgaagaaggagCGACGCAGAAATCGATCTCGCAAGCGGTCCACTGTCCGGCGCCGTTCACAACAGGCTTGCGGTATTCAGGCTatgaaatcgaacgaaaagcAGGAGCTGCTGGACGAGGTagatggaaaaatgaaaaagaatccCAAATCCAAGGAGcccgatgatgctgccgtcGAGTGTCTGTACTGGTCGCTCGTCTGCTGGGATTGTAATATTTtgtagagagagaaatagcTAGAGAGGGCGTAAAAGTGCAGACAAAAAGGCTAGCGAGAACCACATGAAAGTAAGTTATTAAATGGTGAACAATAGGAAGAGCGTGCATGAATCATCGACACGCTCGTGGCGGCAGAGATGGTAGCCTTTGCACGACGTTTATCTCGTTTAGGTTAGGATGACACAATAGGCACCTTCTCGCAAGTGCGTACCGTGATGACCCCCCTTGGTCACTTTGCTCTTGAAAAAGCACAGTAGTTTAGGCTGATACTCAAGGGTCAGCGAGACTCTCAGGCAAGTCTTGCCAAGGCAATAGCTAGTAATCTCAGTATTTGGATCCAGGTGTTCTTTTGTAAACCATAGAGCTCATAAACCCGTTTTTGAATTCATTTTCTCCATTACCAACAAGCGACACATAGGACTACGAgaaagcgagtgagagaggcaGCAGGGAGTacttttgaaataatatttcGAACTATTTATacgcgaaagcgaacgaaggcAGAGCACAGTgctcgtttctttttctataaagtttaaacaaaaacaaccagtGACTGCAGCAGCTCTTTTTATCTGGAGTATTTTATTGGTATAAGTGGAATGATAACAAGAGGTAACAAATGGATAATGCTGTCATGGGTGGCATACATTTTAGAGATTGTAGAAGAGCTTGCGTTTGAACAGATGCAGTGCGATCAGATTCCAGAGCACCGTGTTCCAGAGCGCTTCCAGCGTTAGCATCAGATGCGTGTTCATCGTTCCGATACGCCAGTGCCACGGAAGCATCTTATGGGCCACCGTATGGCCGACGTACAGCAGGATGGCGTTCATGCCAGCATAAAGAAAGGGATACCCATTCCAGACCCGCTTCACATCGATCGTGTAATAGCAaaagagcagaagcagataAGCAAGCGAAGCCGTTGCAAGGACGTAAGAGAGTGACCAAAGGTTCTTGTTCACCGGCAGCCAACCATCGTTCTTCGAGAACCCACACAGTACCCCGGCTGCTAAACCTAGCATCACCGACCATATAGCAAACCGTTGCATTCGTTGTAGGTGACCGGTGAAGCTAAGAATGGTAGAACCACACTGAAGCCCCAGGAAGACTTGCAGGATCGTGGGAAGGCAGGCGAAGGGACCTTCCGGATCGAACGGTTGACCATCGTACACGTACCGGGCGGTTGGATGTTGATAGAGATGTGCGAGACCGAGTAGCACGCGATCGATGTAACCGGTGATTCCGCCGGTACAGTTGGGGTATGCGTTCATAAGATGTTTGCCTCCTGGGCCAAAGTATCCTCTGGGAAGGGTGGAAGCTTAGTTTTAGGATTGGACCATTCAACCACTCGGTCTATGCCGCGTTACCTGGGACATCCCGGTGCCGGAACGAACAGAAGGACTGCAAGAtagatcaccaccagcagcccgaCGATTACCCACTGACGTGTCAAACGGATTATATCGACACTGGCCCGCACGAAGCGATGCTGCGAGGCTATCTGTTCCCGGTGGCAGAACAGATGCACCAGGGAGACGACAAAGTACGCCACCCCGAACCGTTGCAGAACTCCAAAAATGCGCAAATTGGCCACATTCGGACCGTTCATGGAGTTCAAACAGAGACCGATCAGGAATAGGTAGGTGGAACGCTAGAGCAACGGGAAAGGTGAGCGATTAGAAACCGTACGATGGATCTGTTGAGCTTGAGGTCACTTACGGTCGTTATTGAGCTCACGATCTGACGCTTGGGAACGTTTCGCGTCAACTGACCGCGCAGTGAGATCGGTATGCAAACTCCCATGATGAACAGAAACCAAGGGAAGACAAGATCGGCCACGTGTAAACCGTTCCAGGTCGCATGCTCAATCCACCAAtagtggccaccgccgctatTGACGAAGATCATCAGCATTATGGCGATGCCACGGAGTGTATCTAAGCTTTGCAGTCGCTTTCGAGGGACGCTGGGGGCAACGGAAGGAGGGGCCGCACTGGCTGTGAAGCCCTCCTCctgcttatcatcatcaccattcgtGCGTTCTT
Proteins encoded in this region:
- the LOC126573950 gene encoding putative uncharacterized protein DDB_G0277255 isoform X1, translated to MSSSASKSKPKKTSNLRILWIPGRKKHNRKGTFNPTKSGLPQTYGMQPRKNEPWTLGGPLNHSKIINANFFFRELPEHHLDLATMAGITTGAMSLVSKGTTEPDANCAAMPQIATTELNGSSTNPEAIATSTTEQPQPVEDEGAVGGRSSPSSTIVVPIELNNLNGGDVANSKEKEIATSNQFEALALIDEDEEPEVKDRNCSNAQSSSSLLSSNNDNRSVENVHNGSTLAIGEQHQAQQNQQQQQQQQQKHSRQRRRSTASKKNSADEDIDSIDRADSAVDMVRAFAEREPHLFEYLDNGVPYLKRKPRTPCVVMMKKERRRNRSRKRSTVRRRSQQACGIQAMKSNEKQELLDEVDGKMKKNPKSKEPDDAAVECLYWSLVCWDCNIL
- the LOC126573949 gene encoding heparan-alpha-glucosaminide N-acetyltransferase encodes the protein MIEYTEHYFRGLDLWSLGVDEAFLNVSHHAPSKSDHYLYALSEECDKCPFTKVQRILAGKQQTAFKIDASRQLSFRIHDRDVGKYSYDNDTYLCQLSNVRLGEFGVYDLRIAVDGSCALETAKQPVNVYLPFLTIALIAVAIVGLVRLVQYGLKRTRTAHSSHQPSTNSSTAAEERTNGDDDKQEEGFTASAAPPSVAPSVPRKRLQSLDTLRGIAIMLMIFVNSGGGHYWWIEHATWNGLHVADLVFPWFLFIMGVCIPISLRGQLTRNVPKRQIVSSITTRSTYLFLIGLCLNSMNGPNVANLRIFGVLQRFGVAYFVVSLVHLFCHREQIASQHRFVRASVDIIRLTRQWVIVGLLVVIYLAVLLFVPAPGCPRGYFGPGGKHLMNAYPNCTGGITGYIDRVLLGLAHLYQHPTARYVYDGQPFDPEGPFACLPTILQVFLGLQCGSTILSFTGHLQRMQRFAIWSVMLGLAAGVLCGFSKNDGWLPVNKNLWSLSYVLATASLAYLLLLFCYYTIDVKRVWNGYPFLYAGMNAILLYVGHTVAHKMLPWHWRIGTMNTHLMLTLEALWNTVLWNLIALHLFKRKLFYNL
- the LOC126573950 gene encoding uncharacterized protein LOC126573950 isoform X3, which codes for MYGQGGRKDRVTFRLPPSRHGSRGSLVATDRSSSSSVADQNQAPEPIQLVRVILRNFFFRELPEHHLDLATMAGITTGAMSLVSKGTTEPDANCAAMPQIATTELNGSSTNPEAIATSTTEQPQPVEDEGAVGGRSSPSSTIVVPIELNNLNGGDVANSKEKEIATSNQFEALALIDEDEEPEVKDRNCSNAQSSSSLLSSNNDNRSVENVHNGSTLAIGEQHQAQQNQQQQQQQQQKHSRQRRRSTASKKNSADEDIDSIDRADSAVDMVRAFAEREPHLFEYLDNGVPYLKRKPRTPCVVMMKKERRRNRSRKRSTVRRRSQQACGIQAMKSNEKQELLDEVDGKMKKNPKSKEPDDAAVECLYWSLVCWDCNIL
- the LOC126573950 gene encoding putative uncharacterized protein DDB_G0277255 isoform X2, translated to MSSSASKSKPKKTSNLRILWIPGRKKHNRKGTFNPTKSGLPQTYGMQPRKNEPWTLGGPLNHSKIINAELPEHHLDLATMAGITTGAMSLVSKGTTEPDANCAAMPQIATTELNGSSTNPEAIATSTTEQPQPVEDEGAVGGRSSPSSTIVVPIELNNLNGGDVANSKEKEIATSNQFEALALIDEDEEPEVKDRNCSNAQSSSSLLSSNNDNRSVENVHNGSTLAIGEQHQAQQNQQQQQQQQQKHSRQRRRSTASKKNSADEDIDSIDRADSAVDMVRAFAEREPHLFEYLDNGVPYLKRKPRTPCVVMMKKERRRNRSRKRSTVRRRSQQACGIQAMKSNEKQELLDEVDGKMKKNPKSKEPDDAAVECLYWSLVCWDCNIL
- the LOC126573950 gene encoding uncharacterized protein LOC126573950 isoform X4, whose product is MYGQGGRKDRVTFRLPPSRHGSRGSLVATDRSSSSSVADQNQAPEPIQLVRVILRELPEHHLDLATMAGITTGAMSLVSKGTTEPDANCAAMPQIATTELNGSSTNPEAIATSTTEQPQPVEDEGAVGGRSSPSSTIVVPIELNNLNGGDVANSKEKEIATSNQFEALALIDEDEEPEVKDRNCSNAQSSSSLLSSNNDNRSVENVHNGSTLAIGEQHQAQQNQQQQQQQQQKHSRQRRRSTASKKNSADEDIDSIDRADSAVDMVRAFAEREPHLFEYLDNGVPYLKRKPRTPCVVMMKKERRRNRSRKRSTVRRRSQQACGIQAMKSNEKQELLDEVDGKMKKNPKSKEPDDAAVECLYWSLVCWDCNIL